One region of Chlamydia psittaci 6BC genomic DNA includes:
- the rmuC gene encoding DNA recombination protein RmuC produces MIDFSITHLLVACLGLGLGISLSSYYYRKRESSHSEARRNLEHENELLKSSLELSRRQEQLMEDFSNKLAVSSQSLIKEMKEETKSYFSEKSKTIESILTPVQATLTAFKQNLETFETKHAEDRGSLKEQISQLLAAEKKLEKEAQALTDILKHPGSRGRWGEIQLERILELSGMLKYCDYETQATDTEGSVRADMVIRLPHERCLIIDSKAPFSETYLSGDTSDKSDLVGKIKDHIKTLKSKSYWEKFHYSPEFVILFLPGESIFNDALRIAPELIDIAATSNVILSGPLTLLALLKTVAHTWKQENLRAQIQEIGQLGKELHHRLHVVFNYFHKIGKNLNNTVQSYNDMSSSLQHRILPTLRKFEDLEITSSLHRVEDPSPIHNPAISFLPGCEEDDIASEDRLFQEDKL; encoded by the coding sequence ATGATAGACTTTTCAATAACACATCTTCTTGTTGCTTGCCTTGGCCTCGGCTTAGGGATTTCTTTATCTTCTTATTATTATCGCAAGAGAGAATCTTCGCATTCCGAAGCAAGAAGAAATTTGGAGCATGAAAATGAACTCCTTAAAAGTTCTTTAGAGTTATCACGTCGTCAAGAACAACTGATGGAGGATTTCAGCAATAAACTTGCTGTTTCTTCACAATCTCTTATTAAAGAGATGAAAGAAGAAACAAAGAGCTACTTCTCTGAGAAATCTAAAACTATTGAATCTATATTAACTCCTGTTCAGGCTACGCTGACTGCTTTTAAGCAAAACTTAGAAACTTTCGAGACTAAGCATGCTGAAGATCGTGGTTCCTTAAAAGAACAAATTTCCCAGCTTCTTGCTGCGGAAAAAAAACTTGAAAAAGAAGCTCAAGCTTTGACGGATATCTTAAAACATCCAGGATCACGAGGCCGTTGGGGAGAGATTCAGTTAGAAAGAATCTTAGAGCTTTCAGGTATGCTTAAATATTGCGATTATGAAACACAAGCTACCGATACTGAAGGTTCAGTACGAGCTGATATGGTCATCCGTCTCCCTCACGAACGCTGTTTGATCATCGATTCCAAGGCTCCATTTTCAGAAACATATTTGTCTGGGGATACTTCTGATAAATCTGACTTGGTAGGGAAAATCAAGGATCATATCAAAACACTAAAATCAAAAAGCTACTGGGAAAAATTTCATTACTCCCCAGAATTTGTCATTCTTTTCCTTCCTGGCGAGAGTATTTTTAATGATGCTCTACGTATTGCTCCTGAACTTATCGATATCGCAGCCACTTCTAATGTCATTCTATCGGGACCTTTAACACTACTCGCTTTATTAAAAACTGTTGCTCATACATGGAAACAGGAAAACTTAAGAGCACAGATCCAGGAAATAGGACAATTAGGAAAAGAGTTACACCATCGTTTACATGTGGTCTTTAACTATTTCCACAAGATTGGGAAAAATCTTAACAATACTGTGCAAAGCTATAATGATATGTCGTCTAGCTTGCAGCATAGGATATTACCAACACTACGGAAATTCGAAGATTTAGAGATAACATCTTCTCTACACAGAGTAGAGGATCCATCTCCTATCCATAATCCTGCAATATCTTTTCTTCCAGGCTGCGAAGAAGATGACATCGCTTCAGAAGATCGCTTATTCCAAGAAGATAAGCTGTAA
- the trmB gene encoding tRNA (guanosine(46)-N7)-methyltransferase TrmB yields MKPQDLKAPFFWEERKTQIKDDVLYIPEHYFKHDQFEMPSWEEFFGNNHPIFCELCSGNGDWVVAQANKNPNMNWIAVEKRFDRVRKIWSKMHNSQVRNLRIVCGEAQTFFRHYIQNEVIQRIVVNFPDPWPKSRHRKHRLFQDEFMNDIVRVLVDSGIIILATDDKNYLLQAIKIMQQRLLPQLEEPYYCKMLENYGDSWFERLWRSKGQEIFYTEFVKKVGI; encoded by the coding sequence ATGAAACCACAAGATTTAAAAGCTCCTTTTTTTTGGGAAGAACGTAAAACCCAAATCAAGGATGATGTCCTTTACATTCCTGAACATTATTTCAAACATGATCAGTTTGAGATGCCTAGTTGGGAAGAATTTTTCGGGAATAATCACCCAATTTTCTGTGAACTTTGTTCAGGGAACGGTGATTGGGTAGTTGCGCAAGCTAACAAAAACCCGAATATGAATTGGATAGCAGTTGAAAAACGCTTTGATCGGGTAAGGAAAATCTGGTCTAAAATGCATAATTCTCAAGTGAGAAACTTGAGGATTGTTTGCGGTGAAGCTCAAACCTTTTTCCGTCATTATATTCAGAATGAGGTTATACAACGTATTGTTGTTAACTTTCCTGATCCATGGCCAAAGTCTCGTCATCGTAAACATCGTTTATTTCAAGATGAGTTTATGAACGATATTGTTAGGGTTCTAGTAGACTCTGGAATTATCATTCTCGCTACAGATGATAAAAATTACCTTCTTCAGGCTATCAAGATTATGCAACAACGCTTACTGCCTCAATTGGAAGAGCCTTATTATTGTAAGATGCTGGAGAATTACGGAGATTCTTGGTTTGAAAGGTTATGGAGATCTAAAGGACAGGAAATTTTCTACACAGAATTTGTAAAGAAAGTTGGGATATAG
- a CDS encoding insulinase family protein, which yields MKAGDTYRNFVVKLSQDLPEIESKLLEVEHKPSGVSIMMIVNNDDENVFNICFRTCPSTSNGVAHVLEHMVLCGSNNYPVRDPFFSMTRRSLNTFMNAFTGADFTCYPAASQIPEDFYNLLSVYIDAVFHPLLTENSFLQEGWRYELNPENALTYTGVVFNEMKGAMMSGESRLSEALNAALFPSVTYGVNSGGEPKEILTLSHESVIAFHQSQYTLGRCLFYFYGNIKPSRHLDFLEEKLLRHVGKLEKQTVTVPLQKRFKEPVRNILKYPSDTQDEDKVLFGLSWLTCSILDQQELLALHVLDVVLMGTDAAPLKSRLLKSGFCKQADMGIDSEIREIPITIVCKGCSHGGAQKLESWIFACLEEIIREGIPNHLVEAAVHQLELARKEITGYSLPYGLSLFFRSGLLRQHGGHAEDGLRIHSLFADLREKLKQPDYLPKLIRKYFLDNPHFARVILLPDSDLIAIENQEEQALLKEIQQKLSSEDIEKIRLTSKILEEYQSQNENLDKILPNFSLDKVPNSGKEFPLVKENVSRGEVLHHDCFTNDLIFAELVMDLPPLSVEELPWLRLLVFLMLQLGCGGRSYKEQLEFLLEHTGGVDVSYEFSPHANNNTLLSPSIGVRGKALISKADKLFQVMGDTLLSIDFTDVARIKELLMQHNEALTNSVRNSPMSYAVSMACMDKSITATMSYLASGLPYVDKIRDLTNNFDKEIDNVVGILQSLYKKCFFGKRQLVLSGSKANYQHLYENNFYGILDVEGQSCEPWVNPSIDMVLGSQGLYIPARAAFNALAFPIGDLPYDHPDAAALTVAAEILDNTVLHTKIREQGGAYGSGAAVNLGRGAFYCYSYRDPEIFDSHQAFLYGIEEVAKGNFSNDDIHEGVLGVIQNLDAPIAPGTRASTGYYRLRCGRIPALRQAFRRAVLAVTKEHICSVMKKYLQDHKDKATFISFAGKDMLQDNASRFDQELSIKSAL from the coding sequence ATGAAAGCTGGAGATACATATAGAAATTTCGTCGTTAAGTTAAGTCAAGATCTCCCTGAGATAGAAAGCAAATTACTCGAGGTGGAACATAAACCTTCGGGCGTTTCTATTATGATGATCGTTAATAACGATGATGAAAATGTTTTCAATATTTGCTTCAGGACTTGCCCATCAACTTCTAATGGAGTGGCTCACGTTTTAGAGCACATGGTGCTTTGCGGTTCCAATAATTATCCAGTGCGAGATCCCTTTTTCTCCATGACACGACGTAGTTTAAATACGTTTATGAACGCCTTTACAGGCGCAGATTTTACCTGTTATCCTGCGGCATCACAAATTCCAGAAGATTTTTATAATTTACTCAGCGTATATATAGATGCTGTTTTTCATCCTTTATTGACTGAAAATAGCTTTTTACAAGAAGGATGGAGATATGAACTCAATCCTGAAAATGCCCTAACTTATACCGGTGTGGTTTTTAATGAGATGAAAGGCGCGATGATGTCAGGAGAATCTCGGTTGTCAGAGGCATTAAATGCGGCTTTATTCCCTTCGGTTACCTACGGTGTAAATTCTGGAGGCGAACCTAAGGAAATTCTTACCCTATCTCATGAAAGTGTTATAGCGTTTCATCAGAGCCAGTACACTCTTGGACGTTGCTTATTTTATTTTTATGGAAATATTAAACCTTCTAGACATTTGGATTTTCTCGAGGAAAAGCTATTACGTCATGTAGGGAAGCTAGAAAAACAAACAGTTACTGTTCCTCTGCAAAAAAGATTTAAAGAACCTGTAAGGAATATCCTTAAATATCCTTCGGATACACAAGATGAAGACAAGGTTCTTTTTGGTTTATCGTGGTTGACATGTTCTATATTAGACCAACAAGAATTATTGGCTTTGCATGTTCTTGATGTTGTTTTAATGGGCACCGACGCGGCTCCTTTGAAATCCCGCTTGTTAAAATCAGGATTTTGTAAACAAGCCGATATGGGAATTGATAGTGAGATTCGAGAGATTCCTATCACCATCGTGTGTAAAGGATGTTCTCATGGAGGAGCTCAAAAATTAGAATCATGGATTTTTGCTTGTTTAGAAGAGATCATCAGAGAAGGTATCCCGAATCATTTGGTTGAAGCTGCTGTACATCAACTAGAACTGGCAAGAAAAGAAATCACAGGGTATTCCCTTCCGTATGGCTTATCTTTATTTTTCCGTTCAGGATTGTTGCGACAGCATGGAGGGCATGCTGAAGATGGGTTAAGAATTCACAGCTTATTTGCTGATCTTCGAGAAAAGCTCAAACAACCAGATTATCTTCCAAAACTTATCAGGAAGTATTTTCTAGATAATCCCCACTTTGCTCGTGTGATACTTCTTCCTGATTCTGATTTGATTGCTATAGAAAATCAAGAAGAGCAAGCTCTTCTTAAAGAGATTCAACAGAAGCTTTCTTCTGAAGATATTGAAAAAATTCGTCTAACTTCTAAAATTTTGGAAGAATATCAATCTCAGAATGAAAATTTAGATAAGATTCTCCCAAACTTTTCTTTAGATAAGGTACCAAATTCAGGAAAAGAATTTCCTCTTGTTAAGGAGAATGTATCTCGTGGGGAAGTTCTCCATCATGATTGCTTTACCAATGACTTGATCTTCGCAGAATTGGTAATGGATCTTCCTCCTTTGTCTGTTGAAGAACTTCCCTGGTTACGTCTGCTTGTTTTCCTAATGTTACAGTTAGGTTGTGGAGGAAGATCTTACAAAGAGCAGCTGGAATTTCTCCTAGAGCATACAGGAGGCGTCGATGTTTCCTATGAGTTCTCTCCACATGCTAATAACAACACTTTGTTATCACCATCAATAGGTGTGCGTGGGAAAGCTTTAATATCGAAAGCTGATAAGTTGTTTCAAGTTATGGGAGATACTCTCCTCAGTATTGATTTTACAGACGTAGCAAGAATCAAGGAATTACTCATGCAGCATAACGAGGCATTGACAAATAGTGTGCGCAATAGCCCTATGAGTTATGCTGTCAGCATGGCTTGCATGGATAAATCTATAACCGCAACGATGTCTTATTTAGCTTCAGGCCTGCCTTACGTAGATAAAATTCGTGATCTTACGAATAATTTTGATAAGGAAATAGACAATGTCGTCGGTATTTTACAATCCTTATATAAAAAGTGTTTCTTTGGTAAGCGTCAACTCGTTCTTAGTGGCAGCAAGGCAAATTATCAACACTTATATGAGAATAATTTCTATGGGATTTTAGATGTCGAAGGTCAATCGTGCGAACCTTGGGTAAATCCTTCTATAGATATGGTCCTAGGATCACAGGGTTTGTATATTCCTGCTCGTGCAGCCTTTAATGCTCTAGCTTTCCCTATAGGAGATTTGCCTTATGATCATCCTGATGCTGCTGCCCTTACCGTAGCTGCAGAAATTCTTGATAACACCGTGTTGCATACAAAAATTCGTGAACAAGGTGGAGCCTATGGATCAGGAGCAGCAGTGAATCTTGGTAGGGGAGCATTTTATTGTTACAGTTATCGCGATCCTGAAATTTTTGATTCCCATCAGGCATTCCTCTATGGTATCGAGGAAGTCGCTAAAGGAAATTTCTCGAATGATGATATTCATGAAGGAGTTCTTGGCGTTATCCAAAATTTAGATGCTCCAATTGCTCCAGGCACTCGTGCTTCTACAGGATATTATAGATTACGATGTGGAAGAATTCCTGCTTTACGGCAAGCATTCCGTAGAGCTGTCTTAGCTGTAACTAAAGAACATATCTGTTCTGTTATGAAGAAGTACCTACAGGATCACAAAGATAAAGCCACATTCATTTCCTTTGCTGGGAAAGACATGCTACAAGATAACGCTAGCCGATTTGATCAAGAGTTATCGATAAAATCAGCTTTATAG
- a CDS encoding ribonucleotide-diphosphate reductase subunit beta, with translation MEADILEGKSKRVQLNSKRLVNCNQVDVNQLVPIKYKWAWEHYLNGCANNWLPTEVPMARDIELWKSNNLSEDERRVILLNLGFFSTAESLVGNNIVLAIFKHITNPEARQYLLRQAFEEAVHTHTFLYICESLGLDEAEVFNAYNERATIRAKDDFQMTLTGDVLDPNFSTNSLEGLSQFIKNLVGYYIIMEGIFFYSGFVMILSFHRQNKMTGIGEQYQYILRDETIHLNFGIDLINGIKEENPEVWTPELQSEIIALIEKAVDLEIEYARDCLPRGILGLKASMFIDYVRHIADRRLERIGLKPIYHSKNPFPWMSETIDLNKEKNFFETRVIEYQTAANLSW, from the coding sequence ATGGAAGCAGATATTTTAGAAGGTAAATCAAAACGCGTCCAATTAAATAGCAAGCGCTTGGTTAATTGTAATCAGGTGGATGTGAATCAGTTAGTCCCTATTAAGTATAAATGGGCTTGGGAACACTATTTAAATGGATGCGCGAATAACTGGCTACCAACAGAAGTCCCAATGGCTCGCGATATCGAATTGTGGAAATCAAACAATCTTTCCGAAGATGAACGTCGAGTTATTCTTTTAAACCTTGGGTTTTTCAGTACAGCAGAAAGTTTAGTAGGGAATAACATTGTTTTGGCTATTTTTAAGCACATTACAAATCCTGAAGCACGCCAATATTTATTGAGACAAGCATTTGAAGAAGCTGTGCATACGCATACGTTTCTTTACATTTGTGAGTCTTTGGGACTAGATGAAGCAGAGGTTTTCAATGCTTATAACGAGCGCGCAACGATTAGGGCTAAGGATGATTTCCAAATGACCTTGACTGGGGATGTTTTAGACCCTAATTTTTCTACGAATTCGTTAGAAGGATTGAGCCAGTTTATTAAAAACTTGGTCGGCTACTACATCATTATGGAAGGGATCTTTTTCTATAGTGGTTTTGTAATGATCCTTTCTTTCCATCGTCAAAATAAGATGACTGGAATCGGAGAGCAATACCAGTATATTTTACGAGATGAGACTATCCATTTGAATTTCGGTATCGATCTTATCAACGGAATTAAAGAAGAAAACCCCGAGGTATGGACTCCAGAACTTCAAAGTGAAATTATCGCACTTATTGAAAAGGCTGTAGATTTGGAAATCGAATATGCTCGTGATTGCTTGCCACGTGGGATTTTAGGATTAAAAGCTTCAATGTTTATTGACTACGTACGTCATATTGCTGATCGTCGTTTAGAAAGAATTGGTTTGAAGCCTATTTATCATTCTAAGAATCCTTTCCCATGGATGAGTGAAACTATCGATCTTAATAAAGAGAAAAACTTTTTTGAAACTCGTGTAATAGAATACCAGACTGCTGCGAATTTAAGTTGGTAG
- a CDS encoding ribonucleoside-diphosphate reductase subunit alpha, with product MVEVKEKHYTIVKRNGMFVPFNQERIFQALEAAFRDTRSLENDSPLPKDLENAISDITHRVVNEAVQKIREGQVVTVERIQDMVENQLYVNGLQDVARDYIIYRDQHKEQREGSWHCVSVIRRDGSTVKFNPMKISAALEKAFRATQKITDVSIQEILSEINGLTNKIVEEILGVCSPEKTIDIEVIQDIVEKQLMVVGHYDVAKNYILYREARSRIRENKQQIDAQKDPVEEVYDVVKSDGTTYSINKSQLIDKFIWACQRFPETTDPHVLADMAFANFYSGIKESEIALACIMAARANIEKEPDYAYVAAELLMDVVYQETMGKTATDSDLAEAQKQCFKNYILNGETYRLNPRLKEYDLDALAEALDISRDQKFSYMGVQNLYDRYFNQHEGLRVETAQIFWMRVSMGLALNEGDDKTFWAITFYNLLSTFRYTPATPTLFNSGMRHSQLSSCYLSTVQDDLAHIYKVISDNAMLSKWAGGIGNDWTGVRATGSLIKGTNGKSQGVIPFIKVANDTAIAVNQGGKRKGATSVYLETWHLDYEDFLELRKNTGDERRRTHDINTASWIPDLFFKRLEQQGMWTLFSPDDVPGLHEAYGIEFDKLYEEYESKIDTGEIKLYKKIPAADLWRKMLSMLYETGHPWMTFKDPSNIRAVQDHVGVVRCSNLCTEILLNCSENETAVCNLGSVNLVEHIENGDINEKKLGETISIAIRILDNVIDLNFYPTQEAANANLSHRAVGLGIMGFQDALYKLNISYASPEAVEFADKSSELVAYYAILSSSLLAKERGTYSSYKGSKWDRGYLPLDTIELLKEYRGEQNVLMDTSCRKDWNPVREAIKSYGMRNSHTMAIAPTATISNIIGVTQSIEPTYKHLFVKSNLSGEFTIPNVYLINKLKELGIWDDDMLDDLKYFDGSLLEIERIPDDLKKIFLTAFEIEPEWLIECASRRQKWVDMGQSLNLYLSEPNGKKLSAMYLTAWKKGLKTTYYLRSLAATSVEKSFIDINKRGIQPRWMKNKSASTSIVVDRAKKTPVCSFEEGCESCQ from the coding sequence ATGGTCGAGGTAAAAGAGAAACATTATACTATTGTAAAACGTAATGGCATGTTTGTTCCCTTTAATCAGGAACGGATTTTCCAAGCTTTGGAAGCTGCTTTTCGTGATACACGTAGTCTGGAAAATGATTCTCCCTTACCCAAAGATTTAGAAAATGCTATTTCCGATATCACTCATAGAGTTGTAAATGAAGCCGTTCAAAAAATTAGAGAAGGTCAGGTTGTTACTGTTGAACGTATTCAGGATATGGTAGAGAACCAGTTGTATGTGAATGGTTTGCAAGATGTCGCTAGAGATTATATTATCTACAGAGACCAGCACAAGGAACAACGAGAAGGGTCTTGGCATTGTGTTTCTGTCATACGTAGGGATGGAAGTACTGTAAAATTCAATCCCATGAAGATTTCTGCAGCCTTAGAAAAAGCTTTTAGGGCCACACAGAAAATCACAGATGTTTCTATTCAAGAGATTCTTTCTGAGATCAATGGGCTGACGAATAAAATAGTAGAAGAAATCTTAGGCGTTTGTTCTCCAGAAAAAACTATTGATATAGAAGTCATACAAGATATTGTTGAAAAACAATTAATGGTAGTTGGCCATTATGACGTAGCTAAAAATTATATTTTGTATAGAGAAGCACGTTCTAGAATTCGTGAAAACAAGCAACAGATAGATGCTCAGAAAGATCCTGTTGAAGAAGTATATGATGTCGTTAAAAGTGACGGAACTACATATTCGATAAATAAATCTCAGCTAATTGATAAATTTATTTGGGCGTGTCAAAGATTCCCTGAAACAACAGATCCCCACGTGCTTGCTGATATGGCATTTGCCAATTTCTATTCTGGAATTAAAGAATCAGAAATTGCTTTGGCCTGCATTATGGCAGCGCGAGCCAATATTGAAAAAGAGCCTGATTACGCATATGTAGCAGCCGAGCTGCTCATGGATGTGGTCTATCAAGAGACCATGGGGAAAACCGCAACGGATTCTGATCTTGCTGAAGCGCAAAAGCAATGTTTTAAAAACTATATTCTTAATGGAGAAACGTATCGGTTAAATCCTCGTTTGAAAGAGTATGACCTTGATGCTTTGGCCGAAGCTTTAGATATATCTAGAGACCAAAAGTTCTCTTATATGGGAGTACAAAATCTTTATGATCGTTATTTCAATCAACATGAAGGGCTTAGAGTAGAAACAGCTCAAATTTTTTGGATGCGTGTTTCCATGGGGCTTGCGTTGAACGAAGGTGATGATAAAACTTTCTGGGCCATTACTTTCTACAATCTCTTGTCTACATTCCGTTATACGCCAGCAACACCTACCCTGTTTAACTCTGGAATGCGTCATTCACAATTAAGTTCTTGCTACTTGTCTACAGTACAGGATGACCTCGCGCATATTTATAAAGTCATATCAGATAATGCTATGCTTTCTAAATGGGCTGGAGGTATCGGTAATGACTGGACTGGAGTACGTGCTACAGGCTCTTTGATTAAAGGAACTAACGGAAAAAGCCAAGGTGTCATTCCTTTCATTAAAGTAGCGAATGATACAGCAATTGCTGTGAATCAGGGAGGTAAACGCAAAGGCGCTACGTCCGTATATCTAGAGACATGGCATCTAGATTACGAAGATTTCTTAGAGTTAAGAAAGAATACTGGTGATGAGCGTCGACGTACTCATGATATCAATACTGCAAGCTGGATTCCCGATTTATTTTTCAAGCGTTTAGAGCAGCAGGGTATGTGGACTCTATTTAGTCCCGATGATGTTCCTGGATTACATGAGGCTTATGGTATCGAATTTGATAAGCTTTATGAAGAATACGAAAGCAAAATAGATACAGGAGAAATCAAATTATATAAGAAGATACCGGCTGCAGATTTGTGGCGTAAGATGTTAAGTATGCTCTACGAAACAGGACATCCATGGATGACCTTCAAAGATCCTTCTAATATTCGTGCTGTGCAGGATCATGTTGGTGTTGTACGTTGTTCGAACTTGTGCACAGAAATTTTGTTAAACTGCTCAGAGAATGAAACAGCAGTTTGTAACTTAGGTTCTGTAAACTTGGTAGAACATATTGAAAATGGTGATATCAATGAAAAGAAACTTGGGGAAACGATATCAATAGCTATTCGTATCTTAGATAACGTCATAGATCTTAACTTTTATCCAACTCAAGAAGCGGCTAACGCTAACTTATCTCATAGGGCTGTTGGTTTAGGAATTATGGGTTTCCAAGATGCCCTTTATAAACTGAATATTAGCTATGCATCTCCAGAAGCTGTAGAGTTTGCTGATAAGAGTTCAGAGCTGGTTGCATATTATGCCATACTATCTTCAAGTTTATTAGCTAAAGAACGCGGAACATATAGCTCTTACAAAGGTTCTAAATGGGATCGAGGTTATCTCCCACTAGATACCATAGAGTTATTGAAAGAATACCGCGGAGAACAAAATGTTTTGATGGATACATCATGTCGTAAGGATTGGAATCCTGTGCGTGAAGCAATCAAGTCTTATGGAATGAGAAACAGTCATACTATGGCAATTGCTCCAACAGCAACTATATCCAATATTATCGGGGTCACTCAATCCATAGAACCAACATATAAGCACCTGTTTGTGAAATCCAATCTTTCTGGAGAGTTTACAATTCCCAATGTCTATTTGATCAATAAGCTCAAGGAATTAGGAATATGGGATGACGATATGTTAGATGATTTGAAGTACTTTGACGGCTCTTTATTGGAAATAGAACGGATTCCTGATGATTTGAAAAAGATCTTCCTTACAGCCTTTGAAATTGAGCCTGAATGGTTAATTGAATGTGCTTCTAGAAGACAAAAATGGGTAGACATGGGTCAATCCCTCAATTTATATTTATCGGAACCTAACGGTAAAAAACTTTCTGCTATGTATCTCACAGCATGGAAAAAAGGACTGAAAACTACGTATTACTTAAGGTCCTTAGCAGCCACCTCTGTAGAAAAATCGTTTATTGATATCAATAAACGAGGAATTCAGCCTAGATGGATGAAAAACAAGTCTGCTTCTACAAGTATAGTCGTAGACAGAGCTAAGAAAACACCCGTCTGTTCTTTCGAAGAAGGTTGCGAATCTTGCCAGTAA
- a CDS encoding CDP-alcohol phosphatidyltransferase family protein: protein MAELEPEIRGKRRVVTPNAITAFGLCCGLFIIFKSVLKTSSSVELLHRLQGLSLLLISAMIADFSDGAIARIMKAESAFGAQFDSLSDAVTFGIAPPLIAIKSLDGVYAGGFFSSLLLVTSIIYSLCGVLRLVRYNLFSKKPNETTRLPCFIGLPIPAAAACVVSLALFIASDFGTVLPVQVRVTLISLGLLFIGSLMISPWKFPGLKNLRFKVSSFLLVVTTGLVACLFFLGLVDHFTEVFFLVSWLYVLVGFPIFAITYQRKTKRL, encoded by the coding sequence ATGGCAGAATTGGAACCAGAAATCCGAGGCAAGCGTCGAGTCGTGACTCCGAACGCTATCACAGCCTTCGGTCTCTGTTGTGGACTTTTTATTATTTTTAAGAGTGTTTTAAAGACATCATCTTCTGTAGAACTCTTGCATCGTTTACAGGGGCTTTCGCTTTTGTTAATTAGTGCAATGATTGCAGATTTTTCTGATGGTGCTATTGCTCGCATTATGAAAGCTGAAAGTGCTTTCGGAGCACAATTTGATTCTCTTTCTGATGCGGTCACATTCGGTATAGCTCCTCCACTCATTGCAATTAAGAGTCTTGATGGTGTGTACGCTGGAGGATTTTTTTCTTCTCTGCTTTTAGTCACTTCTATAATTTACTCCTTGTGTGGAGTGTTACGGCTAGTCCGTTATAATTTATTCTCTAAAAAACCGAACGAAACAACACGGCTTCCATGCTTTATCGGTTTGCCGATTCCTGCTGCTGCTGCATGTGTTGTCTCTTTAGCTTTATTCATAGCCTCTGACTTTGGTACAGTACTTCCGGTACAAGTGCGTGTTACTTTGATTTCTTTAGGTCTACTATTTATTGGAAGTTTGATGATCTCCCCTTGGAAATTCCCAGGGCTCAAAAACCTACGTTTTAAAGTTTCTTCTTTTTTACTTGTCGTTACTACTGGCTTAGTCGCATGTTTGTTTTTCCTAGGTCTTGTTGATCATTTTACCGAAGTATTTTTCTTAGTTTCTTGGTTATATGTTTTGGTAGGGTTCCCTATTTTTGCGATCACATATCAGAGAAAGACAAAACGGTTATGA